In a single window of the Desulfovibrio mangrovi genome:
- a CDS encoding LysM peptidoglycan-binding domain-containing protein — MQKILPIKYSAMLLIGLMLVIALGACTPKQSLIGEEPVVQAPVDEAVCEPGRLNAAGEPDVPSEDVASLDETPGQDSSPLTAEEQEALNTRLNINIDMDDSDRQVVEQYFKYFTHSRREVFERYLERAEMYLPYARKVFKEKGLPDEVVYLAFVESGFNPNAYSRAGAAGMWQFMPYTGRKYGLKYDWWIDERRDPFKATHAAADYLNKLYADFGDWYLAIAAYNAGEGKIGRAMKDTGAESFFELTQQNYKLSHKAQLRQETRHYVPKFLAIVKIMRNLKKLGFKPIAEDCGIELAEVRVKGGTDLLSLANACSMEWKTFSSYNPAFSRQVSPPDHDATVYLPAKHLATAGDFIASAKSRPYAGWKAYSIKSGDSWYGISRKFNVPVTVLKSVNKSSSNVLRIGQRVMIPGGGSSTAVAWDMSRAKTRSIAQKRGNYKVQTGDTLSAISRETGVSIQTLMEANGLTAKSMLKVGQKLYVPDNSFKKTVASRKQAEEVKKSIVYKVRRGESLWSIARKFGVSHQDVMRWNQLDKQSQLHPGDQLKLFVN; from the coding sequence ATGCAAAAAATACTACCTATCAAATACTCCGCGATGCTTCTCATCGGGCTTATGCTCGTTATTGCTCTTGGTGCGTGTACTCCCAAACAGTCCCTTATCGGAGAGGAGCCGGTTGTTCAGGCTCCTGTCGATGAAGCTGTGTGCGAGCCCGGCAGGCTGAACGCTGCCGGAGAACCGGACGTTCCGAGCGAGGATGTCGCCTCTCTTGATGAAACTCCCGGACAGGACTCCTCTCCGCTTACCGCTGAAGAGCAGGAAGCCCTGAATACCCGTCTTAATATCAATATTGATATGGACGATAGTGACCGCCAGGTTGTTGAGCAGTATTTCAAGTACTTTACCCATTCCCGTCGTGAAGTGTTCGAGCGGTATCTCGAACGGGCGGAAATGTATCTTCCCTATGCCCGCAAGGTGTTCAAGGAAAAAGGCCTGCCGGATGAGGTGGTCTACCTTGCCTTTGTGGAGAGCGGCTTCAACCCCAATGCCTATTCGCGCGCCGGTGCCGCCGGTATGTGGCAGTTCATGCCCTACACCGGTCGTAAGTACGGCCTGAAGTATGATTGGTGGATTGACGAACGTCGTGACCCCTTCAAGGCAACCCATGCGGCTGCGGACTATCTGAACAAACTGTATGCCGATTTTGGCGACTGGTATCTGGCCATTGCCGCATACAATGCGGGCGAGGGCAAGATTGGTCGCGCCATGAAAGATACCGGCGCTGAAAGCTTCTTTGAATTGACCCAGCAGAACTACAAGCTGAGCCATAAGGCCCAGCTGCGGCAGGAGACCCGCCATTACGTGCCCAAGTTTCTCGCCATTGTGAAGATCATGCGCAACCTCAAGAAGCTTGGCTTCAAACCCATTGCCGAGGATTGCGGGATCGAACTCGCCGAGGTTCGCGTCAAGGGCGGTACGGACTTGCTGTCCCTCGCCAATGCCTGCAGCATGGAGTGGAAGACCTTCTCCTCCTACAATCCTGCATTCAGCCGTCAGGTCAGCCCGCCGGATCATGATGCCACAGTCTATCTGCCAGCCAAGCATCTGGCCACGGCAGGCGATTTTATCGCCTCCGCCAAGTCCAGACCTTATGCAGGTTGGAAGGCTTATTCCATCAAGTCCGGTGATTCTTGGTATGGCATCAGCCGTAAATTCAATGTGCCGGTTACTGTGCTGAAAAGTGTGAACAAGAGTTCCAGCAATGTGTTGCGCATCGGGCAGCGTGTGATGATCCCCGGTGGCGGTTCCAGCACGGCTGTGGCTTGGGACATGTCTCGTGCCAAGACTCGCTCCATTGCGCAGAAGCGCGGCAACTATAAGGTGCAGACCGGAGATACCCTGTCGGCCATCTCGCGGGAGACCGGCGTGAGCATCCAGACTCTGATGGAAGCCAACGGGCTTACCGCAAAGTCCATGCTCAAGGTCGGCCAGAAGCTGTATGTTCCCGATAACTCCTTCAAGAAGACCGTTGCCTCGCGCAAGCAGGCCGAAGAGGTTAAGAAGTCCATTGTCTACAAGGTGCGCCGCGGAGAGTCTCTGTGGTCCATTGCCCGCAAGTTCGGCGTATCCCATCAGGATGTGATGCGCTGGAACCAGTTAGACAAGCAGAGTCAGCTGCACCCCGGCGACCAGCTCAAGCTGTTTGTGAACTAA
- the rlmB gene encoding 23S rRNA (guanosine(2251)-2'-O)-methyltransferase RlmB has translation MSTDNLNNTDSILPGTKPVTERLKSSPEQIDSVLIRKGKSGHDINIITDLCKKNKIRFTFVQEPVLEKLFNGNHQGVIAKIFDAGFLDEDTVLEMGLSAHLPLVLVLDQVQDPGNAGTLARTLYGIGGGGLIVPKHNASFLGAAAAKASAGALGKLPVAKATNLSRTLELAKDMGYFVYGAYMGDNAESLYTAKLHTPAVLVLGNEEKGIRPNVGKRIDISLTIPMRNDFDSLNVAQAGAMIMSQFLAKHGS, from the coding sequence ATGTCTACCGACAATCTCAATAATACCGATAGCATTTTGCCCGGAACCAAACCGGTGACCGAGCGGCTCAAATCCTCCCCCGAGCAGATCGACTCCGTACTCATTCGCAAAGGAAAATCAGGACATGATATTAATATCATTACTGATCTCTGCAAGAAGAACAAGATTCGCTTCACGTTCGTCCAAGAACCTGTGCTGGAAAAACTTTTTAACGGCAACCACCAAGGCGTGATCGCAAAAATCTTCGATGCAGGCTTTCTGGACGAAGACACCGTGCTGGAAATGGGTCTGTCTGCGCATCTGCCGCTGGTGCTGGTGCTTGATCAGGTGCAGGACCCGGGCAATGCCGGCACCCTTGCCCGTACGCTCTACGGCATAGGTGGCGGCGGCCTCATTGTGCCCAAGCATAACGCATCCTTCCTCGGTGCTGCAGCAGCCAAGGCTTCTGCCGGTGCGCTGGGCAAACTGCCCGTGGCCAAGGCCACCAATCTTTCGCGCACGCTCGAACTGGCCAAGGACATGGGCTACTTTGTATACGGCGCATACATGGGTGACAACGCCGAAAGCCTGTACACCGCCAAGCTGCATACGCCTGCCGTGTTGGTGCTGGGCAACGAGGAAAAGGGCATCCGGCCCAATGTTGGCAAGCGCATCGACATTTCCCTGACCATTCCCATGCGCAACGATTTCGACTCGCTGAACGTAGCACAGGCCGGGGCCATGATCATGTCGCAGTTCCTGGCCAAGCACGGCAGCTAG
- a CDS encoding sigma-54-dependent transcriptional regulator gives MTRVLIIDDDESMRYALTRAVRRMGHDATTAEDLGSGLAMARRENIDAVFLDVHLPDGNGLSILADLAKCPSAPEVIIITGEGDPDGAELAINNGAWDYIEKTDSIQKISLTLKRALDYRRERTGTAVCQPVRALRRDRIVGDSPGLARSLDLVAQAAWGDSNVLIIGETGTGKELFARAIHENSSRAGGPFVVVDCAALPENLVESILFGHRKGAFTGADQDQVGLVIQADGGTLFLDEIGELPLNMQKAFLRVLQERTVRPIGSKAEVHSNFRLVAATNRNLEQMVSDGSFRSDLLFRLQTVRIDIPPLRERKGDIRALATHYAAIYCDRAGMDRKGLYSDFLDTLEANDWPGNVRELVHTIEHAVAAAASEPTLFSKHLPPSLRAAVARSRMTPPQEPLAVAPVKAQASSQPQAMQLAGRDLPPLAEFREAAINEAERNYLQALMVSAEGNIKEIIRRSGVSQSRLYALLKKHNISSQDL, from the coding sequence ATGACCCGAGTGCTCATTATTGATGATGACGAATCCATGCGCTACGCCCTGACAAGGGCGGTGCGGCGCATGGGCCATGACGCCACCACGGCGGAAGATCTGGGGTCGGGCCTTGCCATGGCCAGACGCGAGAATATCGACGCCGTGTTTCTCGACGTGCATCTGCCGGACGGCAATGGCTTGTCCATTCTGGCGGATCTGGCTAAGTGCCCGTCGGCACCCGAGGTGATCATCATCACCGGCGAAGGGGATCCCGACGGCGCGGAGCTCGCGATAAACAACGGCGCATGGGACTATATCGAAAAGACCGACTCCATCCAGAAGATTTCCCTGACCTTGAAGCGAGCGCTGGACTACCGGCGCGAGCGGACGGGCACGGCTGTATGCCAGCCTGTGCGTGCGCTGCGGCGTGACCGCATAGTGGGCGACAGCCCGGGGCTGGCGCGTTCGCTCGACCTTGTGGCGCAGGCGGCGTGGGGCGATTCCAATGTGCTTATCATCGGCGAGACCGGAACCGGCAAGGAGCTTTTCGCCCGTGCCATTCATGAGAACAGCTCGCGGGCAGGCGGGCCTTTTGTGGTGGTGGACTGTGCGGCCCTGCCCGAAAATCTGGTGGAATCCATTCTCTTCGGCCATCGCAAGGGCGCCTTTACCGGTGCCGATCAGGATCAGGTAGGTCTGGTTATTCAGGCGGACGGGGGCACCCTGTTCCTCGATGAAATAGGGGAACTGCCACTTAACATGCAGAAAGCCTTTCTGCGCGTGCTGCAGGAGCGCACCGTGCGTCCCATCGGCAGCAAGGCGGAGGTGCACAGCAACTTCCGGCTGGTGGCGGCGACCAACAGGAATCTGGAGCAGATGGTATCTGATGGCTCCTTCCGCAGCGATCTGCTCTTCCGCCTGCAGACGGTACGTATCGACATTCCCCCGCTCAGGGAACGCAAGGGCGACATCCGCGCGCTGGCCACACACTATGCGGCTATCTACTGCGACCGTGCAGGCATGGACCGCAAGGGGCTGTACTCGGATTTTCTAGATACGCTGGAGGCCAACGACTGGCCCGGCAATGTGCGCGAGCTTGTCCATACCATAGAACATGCCGTGGCTGCGGCCGCCTCTGAGCCCACCTTGTTCTCCAAGCATCTGCCGCCGAGCCTCCGTGCCGCCGTGGCAAGAAGCCGTATGACGCCACCGCAGGAGCCTCTGGCCGTTGCTCCGGTTAAAGCGCAGGCTTCTTCCCAGCCGCAGGCCATGCAGTTGGCAGGGCGTGACCTGCCGCCGCTGGCGGAGTTCCGCGAGGCTGCCATCAATGAAGCCGAGCGAAACTATCTGCAGGCGCTTATGGTCAGCGCGGAAGGGAATATCAAGGAGATCATCAGGCGCTCCGGCGTGTCGCAGTCACGTCTGTATGCGTTGCTCAAGAAGCACAATATCTCTTCGCAGGATCTCTGA
- a CDS encoding cache domain-containing protein, translated as MQNNVTIASRIGLLLLFMIVFASAIGVTYTYFMGKVESDAITEAKSAMMDGYERTLRQSVQSLAHVLGDAVREAKQAGQDPRLTLQEAIRGIRYEDSGYYFIYDEQGVNVAHPLHPEFQGSNRYEHEDPQGNAYIAALGEKAKNGGGFVTYLFNKPNEAIIAPKLAYAEMIPGTSFWLATGIYIDAIEAEQLRLSTRLDAHLRNAILTVSTGTILVLIIIVLPTSLVMVNSILKPWKQMEKELRHAQKMEAIGIFAGGIAHDFNNILGAITSCSELALSDTPTNSPVHEDLRHVLKAAKRGKNLVKRIKAFSRRTDAPRHAVNMQSVIKECMHLLQTFIPATIDVRVKINAHGAQVLADPDQLLQVVMNLCTNAEQAMRGMKGALSVTLDVEDLSVDRARALALPPGVYVRLVVSDTGVGMKPVVAKRIFEPFYTTRKKSGGTGLGLSMSHSIIKMHGGTITVQSVPGKGSNFTVYLPCTGISEERETHEEVAVLPRGTETILLVDDDEDLAYSVSKLFTRLGYDVVSKTSSPEALDYFASDPGGVDLMLTDHMMPTLTGVELTREIHKVRADLPVILYSGFEGSGLLPRIPKDWKTVGVSAFFTKPFETVELCSAVRRLLDEQKTVSVAVNDKAIDDDPSAHY; from the coding sequence ATGCAGAACAACGTGACCATAGCCAGCCGCATCGGCCTGCTGCTGCTTTTCATGATCGTGTTTGCCTCGGCCATCGGGGTTACCTACACCTATTTCATGGGCAAGGTGGAGTCGGACGCCATCACCGAGGCCAAGTCCGCCATGATGGACGGCTACGAGCGTACGCTGCGGCAATCCGTCCAGTCCCTCGCCCATGTGCTCGGGGATGCGGTCCGCGAGGCAAAGCAGGCGGGGCAGGACCCGCGGCTTACCTTGCAGGAGGCCATCCGCGGCATTCGCTATGAAGATTCCGGCTACTATTTCATTTACGACGAGCAGGGAGTGAACGTGGCGCACCCGTTGCACCCCGAGTTTCAGGGGAGCAACCGCTACGAGCACGAAGACCCGCAGGGCAACGCCTATATTGCCGCATTGGGTGAGAAGGCCAAGAACGGCGGCGGGTTCGTCACCTATCTTTTCAACAAGCCCAACGAGGCCATCATAGCGCCCAAGCTGGCCTATGCCGAAATGATTCCCGGCACCTCGTTCTGGCTGGCCACCGGTATCTATATCGACGCCATAGAGGCGGAGCAGCTGCGCCTGAGCACCCGTCTGGACGCGCACCTGCGCAACGCCATTCTCACGGTCAGCACCGGTACCATTCTTGTGCTCATCATCATCGTGCTGCCCACCAGTCTTGTCATGGTGAACAGCATCCTCAAGCCGTGGAAGCAGATGGAGAAGGAGCTGCGTCATGCCCAGAAGATGGAGGCCATCGGCATATTCGCTGGGGGCATTGCGCACGACTTCAACAATATTCTCGGAGCGATAACTTCGTGCAGTGAGCTGGCTCTGTCTGATACGCCCACGAACAGCCCTGTGCATGAGGATCTGCGGCACGTGCTCAAGGCCGCCAAGCGCGGAAAGAATCTGGTGAAGCGCATCAAGGCGTTCAGCCGCAGGACAGATGCGCCCCGTCACGCTGTGAATATGCAGAGCGTCATCAAGGAGTGCATGCACCTGTTGCAGACCTTCATTCCCGCCACCATCGACGTGCGGGTGAAGATAAACGCCCACGGCGCTCAGGTGCTGGCGGACCCCGATCAGTTGCTGCAGGTGGTCATGAACCTGTGCACCAACGCGGAGCAGGCCATGCGCGGCATGAAAGGGGCTCTTTCCGTGACGCTGGACGTGGAAGACCTGTCCGTGGATCGCGCCCGTGCGCTTGCCCTGCCTCCGGGAGTCTATGTCCGTCTCGTGGTGTCCGATACCGGCGTGGGCATGAAGCCGGTGGTGGCCAAGCGCATCTTCGAGCCGTTCTACACCACCCGCAAGAAGAGCGGGGGTACGGGGCTCGGATTGTCCATGTCCCACTCCATCATCAAGATGCATGGCGGCACCATCACCGTGCAGTCGGTGCCCGGCAAGGGCAGTAACTTCACCGTGTACCTTCCCTGTACAGGCATTTCCGAGGAGCGGGAAACCCATGAGGAGGTGGCTGTGCTGCCTCGTGGTACCGAGACCATCCTGCTTGTGGATGATGACGAGGATCTTGCCTACTCCGTAAGCAAGCTGTTCACGCGGCTGGGATACGATGTGGTCAGCAAGACCAGCAGTCCCGAAGCGCTGGATTATTTTGCCTCGGACCCCGGCGGTGTGGACCTTATGTTGACCGACCATATGATGCCCACGCTGACAGGGGTTGAATTGACGCGTGAAATCCATAAGGTACGGGCTGACCTGCCGGTGATTCTGTACAGCGGTTTCGAAGGAAGCGGGCTGTTGCCGCGTATTCCCAAGGACTGGAAGACGGTAGGCGTTTCAGCATTCTTTACCAAGCCCTTCGAGACTGTGGAGCTGTGCAGCGCCGTGCGGCGTCTGCTGGATGAGCAAAAGACCGTATCCGTTGCTGTGAACGACAAGGCGATAGACGATGACCCGAGTGCTCATTATTGA
- a CDS encoding class I fructose-bisphosphate aldolase codes for MSDVATKLGKDAEYLLTHECKTFRKETLILPGPDFVDRVFAHSDRPIPALRSLQQLFDHGRLGGTGYVSILPVDQGIEHSAAASFAPNPIYFDPENIVKLALEGGCNAVASTLGVLAMVARKYAHKIPFVLKFNHNELLTYPTFEDQILFASMKQARDMGCVAVGATIYFGHATSNRQIIEVARAFEMAQDMGMATILWCYTRNNAFKKDGVDYHVSADLTGQANHLGVTIKADIVKQKQPENNGGYTAINFGKTHPAVYQCLTTNHPIDLTRYQVANCYMGRAGLINSGGASSGADDLNEAVRTAVINKRAGGMGLISGRKAFQRPMQEGVDLLNAIQDVYLDDTVTIA; via the coding sequence ATGTCCGACGTTGCAACTAAGCTCGGCAAGGACGCCGAATATCTTCTGACCCACGAATGCAAGACCTTCAGGAAGGAAACCCTTATTCTGCCCGGCCCCGACTTTGTCGACCGCGTCTTCGCACATTCAGACCGCCCCATTCCGGCCCTGCGCAGCCTGCAGCAACTTTTCGATCACGGACGCCTGGGGGGAACCGGCTACGTTTCCATACTCCCGGTGGATCAGGGAATCGAGCATTCCGCCGCCGCCTCCTTTGCGCCCAACCCCATCTATTTTGATCCCGAAAACATCGTGAAGCTGGCGCTGGAAGGCGGCTGCAACGCCGTGGCGTCCACACTGGGCGTACTGGCCATGGTTGCCAGAAAATACGCGCACAAGATTCCCTTCGTACTCAAGTTCAACCACAACGAACTGCTCACCTACCCCACCTTTGAAGACCAGATCCTCTTCGCCTCCATGAAGCAGGCAAGAGACATGGGCTGCGTTGCCGTGGGCGCGACCATCTACTTCGGCCACGCCACCAGCAACCGCCAGATCATCGAAGTGGCCCGCGCCTTTGAAATGGCGCAGGACATGGGCATGGCCACCATTCTGTGGTGCTACACCCGCAACAACGCCTTCAAGAAGGACGGAGTGGACTACCACGTTTCCGCCGACCTGACGGGTCAGGCAAACCACCTTGGCGTGACCATCAAGGCGGATATCGTGAAGCAGAAGCAACCCGAAAACAACGGCGGCTACACAGCCATCAATTTCGGCAAGACCCACCCTGCCGTCTACCAGTGTCTGACTACGAACCACCCCATCGACCTGACCCGCTATCAGGTTGCCAACTGTTACATGGGCCGCGCGGGCCTCATCAATTCAGGCGGCGCATCCAGCGGCGCCGACGATCTGAACGAAGCCGTGCGCACGGCTGTCATCAACAAACGCGCTGGCGGCATGGGCCTCATCTCCGGCCGCAAGGCGTTCCAGCGCCCCATGCAGGAAGGCGTAGACCTGCTGAACGCCATTCAGGACGTGTATCTCGACGACACCGTCACCATTGCCTAA
- a CDS encoding DUF3313 domain-containing protein, which yields MKQSIWLLCLLVFMAGCSAKQVPEEGFLGDGFTYSLLREDPSLDGAYAWRTPGMDMVAAHYDQFIINDVELWLPEQMADESGIALEELQELTVAMREALVITLGTDYPVVDDPGPRVARLEIAITEVQESKPVMNTITSILPVGIVLSFAKKAVTGDHANVGAIAVEMKVRDSMTGKRLAMFRDRKSGDKYSTDNYKKLGQAKTAIQEWAELVRKRMDEARVVPPPQ from the coding sequence ATGAAACAATCCATATGGTTACTATGCCTGTTGGTATTCATGGCAGGGTGTTCAGCAAAACAGGTGCCCGAGGAGGGATTTCTGGGCGACGGCTTTACCTATTCGCTCTTGCGGGAAGATCCTTCGCTTGATGGCGCTTATGCCTGGCGTACTCCTGGAATGGATATGGTGGCTGCCCACTACGACCAGTTCATAATCAACGATGTAGAGTTGTGGTTGCCGGAGCAGATGGCGGACGAAAGCGGTATTGCTCTCGAAGAACTACAGGAGCTGACTGTGGCTATGCGCGAGGCGCTGGTGATAACGCTGGGGACGGACTATCCCGTTGTGGATGATCCCGGTCCCCGGGTGGCCCGACTGGAAATAGCCATCACGGAAGTTCAGGAGTCAAAACCGGTGATGAACACCATTACGTCCATTCTTCCCGTGGGCATAGTCCTCTCCTTTGCCAAGAAGGCCGTGACCGGTGATCATGCCAATGTGGGGGCGATTGCCGTCGAGATGAAAGTCCGTGATTCCATGACTGGCAAACGGCTGGCCATGTTCAGGGACCGTAAGTCAGGCGATAAATACTCCACCGATAATTATAAAAAGCTGGGGCAGGCAAAGACTGCCATACAGGAATGGGCAGAGTTGGTACGCAAGCGTATGGATGAAGCCCGTGTTGTTCCGCCCCCGCAGTAA
- the cobT gene encoding nicotinate-nucleotide--dimethylbenzimidazole phosphoribosyltransferase — translation MEQLFASAVEAIAPVNTSLEVAGQAHLDDLTKPKGSLGRLEETALRIYCIQRGVRPLTADSARIYTIAGDHGVTAEGVSLFPQEVTRQMVLNFLNGGAGINVLAQTVGADLMVVDAGSCGGEYPEHPKLIQRKIAKGTENFVNGPAMSRENCLKALLLGIELADMAAADGCRTVATGEMGISNTTPATALYSAYLGIDPAEITGAGTGLDAKGILHKTKVIVRALQANKAAIQTGDAVNVLAALGGYEIAALAGLILGAAKNEQIVLVDGFISTAAYTAAAAICPHVRDYAFFSHASAEQGHRKILAALGIKPLHDLNLRLGEGTGAALTLFLLRSSCNIFNDMATFSGAGVTKGAESL, via the coding sequence ATGGAACAGCTTTTTGCCAGTGCCGTAGAGGCCATTGCCCCTGTGAATACCTCTCTGGAGGTTGCAGGTCAGGCGCACCTGGATGATTTGACCAAACCCAAGGGCAGCCTTGGACGTCTGGAAGAAACGGCGCTTCGTATATACTGCATTCAGCGTGGCGTGCGCCCCCTGACTGCCGACTCTGCCAGAATATATACCATTGCGGGCGACCACGGTGTGACTGCCGAAGGCGTCTCTCTCTTCCCGCAGGAAGTGACCCGCCAGATGGTGCTCAACTTCCTGAACGGCGGCGCAGGCATCAACGTGCTGGCCCAGACCGTGGGAGCAGATCTCATGGTTGTGGACGCGGGTAGCTGCGGCGGCGAGTATCCTGAGCATCCCAAGCTGATTCAGCGGAAGATCGCGAAGGGGACGGAAAACTTCGTGAACGGCCCCGCCATGAGCCGTGAAAACTGTCTGAAGGCGCTGCTGCTCGGTATAGAGCTGGCGGATATGGCTGCTGCCGACGGTTGCCGCACTGTGGCTACGGGCGAAATGGGTATTTCCAACACCACTCCGGCAACGGCCCTGTACAGTGCGTATCTGGGCATCGACCCTGCGGAAATCACCGGTGCGGGCACGGGGCTGGACGCCAAGGGTATTCTGCACAAGACCAAGGTCATCGTGCGTGCCCTGCAGGCCAACAAGGCCGCCATTCAGACCGGCGATGCCGTGAACGTGCTTGCCGCTCTCGGCGGCTACGAGATAGCCGCACTGGCCGGTCTTATCCTTGGCGCAGCCAAGAACGAGCAAATCGTGCTGGTGGACGGCTTCATTTCCACGGCAGCCTACACGGCGGCTGCGGCCATCTGCCCGCATGTGCGCGACTATGCCTTCTTCTCTCACGCTTCTGCCGAGCAGGGGCACCGGAAGATTCTGGCCGCGCTCGGCATCAAGCCGCTGCATGACCTCAACCTGCGTCTGGGCGAAGGCACGGGGGCTGCGCTCACCCTGTTCCTGCTGCGCTCTTCCTGCAACATATTCAACGACATGGCCACGTTCAGCGGTGCTGGCGTGACCAAGGGCGCAGAGTCGCTGTAG
- a CDS encoding trypsin-like peptidase domain-containing protein — MKRLTPFTLPYIIAALLALAAVPAMAISDKEYEALEASQSLRITPVVRAVQKVAPAVVNITTQRMVERSNSPFGELFQDEFFREFMDRRGVPQKQIQQSLGSGVIIDGKQQLVLTNAHVIEGATAIQVLLQDGRSFDADMVGSDPDFDLAVLRLKNAADLPETPMASSGDIMPGETVIAIGNPFGFGHTVTTGVVSALNRSIKTEQGVFTDFIQTDAAINPGNSGGPLLNIEGQLIGINTAIFAKAEGIGFAIPIDKAKRAVTELLDTGSVSPVWLGVAGQNIDQRMASWLRLKSPRGMLITEVYADTPAATGGLKPGDVMLGLNGIAVEDNDHYLQLLRNHTQGELIRLQMLRDGKPMNLNLRTVALSPAIARQLAEQRWGFVAVAAKNGLTVQSVRAGSPAAQLGLQQGDIIVKIGGVAMQNYGNYLYAFTKHRLDATVLMLVAREGRGYYVRMKVQ; from the coding sequence ATGAAACGCCTCACTCCGTTTACCCTGCCATATATCATCGCAGCTTTGCTCGCGCTGGCCGCCGTGCCGGCCATGGCCATTTCAGACAAGGAATATGAAGCGCTGGAGGCCAGCCAGAGCCTGCGCATAACGCCGGTTGTCCGCGCCGTACAGAAGGTGGCTCCCGCCGTTGTCAACATAACCACCCAGCGCATGGTGGAGCGCAGCAACTCGCCTTTCGGCGAACTGTTTCAGGATGAATTCTTCCGGGAGTTCATGGACAGAAGAGGCGTTCCCCAAAAGCAGATACAGCAAAGCCTTGGTTCGGGCGTCATCATCGACGGCAAGCAGCAGCTCGTGCTCACCAACGCCCATGTAATAGAAGGGGCCACCGCCATTCAGGTACTGCTGCAGGACGGACGCAGCTTTGACGCGGACATGGTCGGCTCCGACCCCGACTTCGACCTCGCCGTACTGCGGCTCAAGAATGCCGCCGACCTGCCGGAAACCCCCATGGCCAGTTCCGGGGACATCATGCCCGGCGAAACCGTCATCGCCATTGGCAACCCGTTCGGCTTCGGCCACACCGTCACCACAGGCGTGGTTTCCGCACTCAACCGCTCCATCAAGACGGAACAGGGCGTATTCACCGACTTCATCCAGACCGACGCGGCCATCAATCCCGGCAACAGCGGCGGACCGTTACTCAATATCGAAGGCCAGCTCATCGGCATAAACACGGCCATCTTCGCCAAGGCGGAAGGCATAGGCTTCGCCATTCCCATCGACAAGGCCAAGCGTGCCGTTACCGAGCTGCTTGATACGGGCAGCGTCTCCCCTGTCTGGCTCGGCGTAGCCGGTCAGAACATCGACCAGCGCATGGCCTCTTGGCTGCGCCTCAAATCCCCCCGCGGCATGCTCATTACCGAAGTATATGCAGACACCCCTGCTGCCACGGGCGGCCTCAAGCCGGGCGATGTCATGCTGGGCCTGAACGGCATTGCCGTAGAAGACAACGATCACTACCTGCAACTCCTGCGCAACCATACGCAGGGCGAACTCATCCGGCTACAGATGCTGCGCGACGGCAAGCCGATGAACCTGAATCTGCGCACGGTGGCCCTCAGCCCCGCCATAGCCCGGCAGCTTGCCGAACAGCGCTGGGGCTTCGTTGCCGTTGCGGCCAAGAACGGACTCACGGTGCAGTCGGTACGCGCAGGCAGCCCCGCCGCCCAGCTTGGCCTGCAACAGGGGGACATCATAGTCAAAATCGGTGGCGTGGCCATGCAGAACTACGGAAACTATCTTTATGCCTTTACCAAACACCGTCTGGATGCCACAGTTCTCATGCTTGTAGCCCGCGAAGGACGCGGTTATTATGTCCGCATGAAAGTCCAGTAA
- a CDS encoding ferredoxin, which yields MGWNVTVDVDKCTGDGECVDVCPVEVYELQDGKAVPVNEEECLGCESCIEVCESDAITIEEV from the coding sequence ATGGGTTGGAACGTAACTGTTGATGTTGACAAGTGCACCGGCGACGGCGAATGCGTAGACGTATGTCCCGTTGAAGTTTACGAACTGCAGGACGGCAAGGCTGTTCCGGTTAACGAAGAAGAGTGCCTGGGCTGCGAATCTTGCATCGAAGTGTGCGAGTCCGACGCCATCACCATTGAAGAAGTTTAA